The following nucleotide sequence is from Trifolium pratense cultivar HEN17-A07 linkage group LG2, ARS_RC_1.1, whole genome shotgun sequence.
tttatgaacttttttttaattatatatttttattagtacTTACTCTAATAACTTTGATGATATATTCACATGTTTTTATCTATTCTTCATATCTTACTTTTAccattctatatatatatatatagggggctgctaatttagacccagttgggtctaaattagcaaggtgcaccttttgagttggacaaaaatacccattttttaattttttggaagaatagagcaacaggggcatttctgtaattttatgcaacagtacacgcgcccccacttctttttcccccccaggacacgtggcagcttctcatttgacaaaatccacgcgcgtgcatcacacgcgccgacaggcgcgcgtggggGTGAAGgctgacgcggagagagaaacctttttgaaaaaggcagccacgtgtcacgctattattggctgcgttaatttttttccattttatactttaaactcgattatttcatcgtaaattaattttttattttttattttttataccaaaattcataatttttttttctctacaaatagagacttggttcgtttgatttggacaccgaaaaaaaaacgcaatttttcactactttaaactcgattatttcgtcgtaaattaattttttattttttattttttataccaaaattcataatttttttttctctacaaatagagacttggttcgtttgatttggacacagaaaaaaaaaacccaatttttcactaccttaatctcatcaaataactaataatcaacttactgaaaccattttaccaggaaaatggtttcagattacaactctctgaaaccattctatcagataaatggtttcagaagcaaacacaattaataaattactcactgaaaccattctaccagtaaaatggtttcagaatacaactatgtgcaaccattctacaagctaaatggtttcagaagcaaataactaataatcaacttactgaaaccattctaccagcaaaatggtttcagattacaactctctgaaaccattgtaccagataaatggtttcagaagcaaacacaattaataaattactcactgaaaccattctaccagtaaaatggtttcagaatacaactatgtgcaaccattctacaagctaaatggtttcagaagcaaataactaataatcaacttactgaaaccattctaccagcaaaatggtttcagattacaactctctgaaaccattctaccagataaatggtttcagaagcaaacacaattaataaattactcactgaaaccattctaccagtaaaatggtttcagaatacaactatgtgcaaccattctacaagctaaatggtttcagaagcaaataactagtaatcaacttactgaaaccattctaccagcaaaatggtttcagattacaactctctgaaaccattctaccatataaatggtttcagaaggatttcggtgtccaaatcaaacgaaccaagtctctatttgtaggaaaaaaaaaattatgaattttggtataaaaaataaaaaataaaaaattaatttacgacgaaataatcgagtttaaagtagtgaaaaattgcgtttttttttcggtgtccaaatcaaacgaaccaagtctctatttgtagagaaaaaaaaattatgaattttggtataaaaaataaaaaattaatttacgacgaaataatcgagtttaaagtataaaatgaaaaaaatcacgcagacccattcatatgctgacacgtggctgcctttttcaaaagcaaaattttctctctccagcttataatctagtgtgtcgcagacaggatgatctgatagatcaggatgatctgggctgtctgattgatcagacagtcttaatgagatcacatcttggctgtctgatggaaatcaacggtctgtaaccatggtccttccgtacgcgcgcgacactggatccacgtctattaattgtttaagaaggtggggcgcgtgttgttattttttttatgtaaaattacagaaatgcccctgttgctctattctttcaaaaattaaaagaatgggtattttggtctaattgaaaaggtgcaccttgctaacttagacctaactagggtctaagttagaaaaccccatatatatatatatatatatatatatatatatatatatatatatatatatatatatatatatatatatatatattttccaaCCACTTATAATTAGTCTTCTATATTAATCAAAATGTGTCGCAAAAATTTCCTCCAATTATTCAATaactaaaaaattgtttttcccCGTTCATCTACCCAattatgtatgatttttattattttttttcctttatacgattttttatattaaacaccaTAAATTTGTCTGTAGTTATTTGTAGTTATTTGGAGAGTTATGCATTTTTTCGTATCTCAATATTTACAAAAGCTAGGAATTTAACATTAATTTCTATGCCGGATATttgttataattcaatatatCAACCGCGCATAcattataatttaaaacaatCTAATTTTCTCttcatcaagactttttttcgTTGAATTTGGCAATCAAATAATTTgtgtatttatttttctttccttttttttattatagtatTTTGTATTgtcattattaattaatgaaattattatctATGAAGTCTTTTACgttaaatttttgtttctttatgatATATTCCCTTGGTACATCGCACATATTGTTTCTATGgtttatatttccttatttcttaaaaaatttaataaaagtttttcctttttcttttaatattaactttattattaGTCTTAAGCGCTGAGACAGTATCAATATATTTGATAGAGCCTATAAATTAGTCTAAAATTAATTAGGAGAAATATAATAAttcttacattaaattaaactcAATGTGTAATACCCCAAGTCAAATGTCTAGAATATTGACAAGTATATACATAATTAAGATCCGGATACATTAAAATTTACAGAATAGCTTGTTCAAAAGAAACAAGTACTTAAATTCTATATCAGATACAAGGAAAAGAAAGTTCCATTACACAACGGTAAATACTCATCAGACATATCTATCAGACTAATCTAACAACACAAGGAAGAAACTAATGTAATAAAATCTTCCATCTTCAATCCTTAGTTTCTTCTTACCTTGTCTCGTTTAATCTGCTTAtctgaaaaaaaatacaaaagagtGGGATGAGACATAAAGCCTCAGTGAGTCCCGCCTATCCTAGGGTAGTACTAATATCCTTTGTCCTGACAGTTGATCAATTacataaacatataaatattcatttcacaattattttcaatataatgcAAATAAAGTGTGACACACAAAGTTACTTATCTGAGTTGATTTTACGGAATAATCCGAGGTGAGTAGTCTCGAATCATTCCCTTACATACCCGGCTAAATTCCCTATCATATCAGGCTAAAGCACGGTCATACCTCATCTTATCGTTGCGTAAAATTCTATGTAGAATTTCAATCCAGCTCCAACCCCTACATAAGGAAGTCTTTCTGGTGCCTTATAGACCACAACTTAACATTTTATTCATTATAAACATTTAGCATTGGAAATCCAATGCTTGTGGTCCAAAGTCCACTACATTTCAAGATCAACTGCACAAATTCTTACCTGTCATGAATTAACTCATATTACATCTAATCCAAAGTATTCTATTTGTTTTCTCTACCCAAACTTATGCAATTGGTTAAACTAACAACTACATTTTTCATTCCTAATTAGTCTTAGTCCATTAGGGACATTACGGTGTCCCACAAGCGTCCGAAAACACATAACAAGATAAAACAGGGCTGCTGGATGCACCTAAAGCACAACAGGGGCACTTAAAGCGCAAGAGGAGAGGGGAGATTCTGTCTCCCACGCACCAGGCGCAGAGGCTGTGCCCCAGGCGCAGAGGGCAGAATTGCCCTGGTGCTCTGTTCCTGCCAAACTCAGTTTTGTGCAATTTTTCATGTACAATCCTAACCTTAACTTAGATGAATTTTAGTGACAAATTAGGCCATCAATTAGTGGCACAACAAGGGCAAGGGAAGTCaccaaaattcataaacaaCATACATCAAATCTATACAATTTGAGAGATTTAATCTAAGGGGGTCATCTCATCAAGGTTCAATCTTTCATTCTAATTCTAACTACCCATAAACCCAATTCTCCATGAGAATAGTGGGGAGACTATATTGGTAAGGATTTCTATCTATGGAACTCGCCTGAAAATTGCTAGCACTACCGAGCCATCTCGCCCGCTTAGAAACATCCGATGATGTCGCTCGCATAAGCAAACTCGCGATagattttctgcataaaacTGCTAGTGACTTCCAACCTCTAAATTTTGCATTCCAACTTCAAACCAAACTCTTACTCAGCCAATTAAGCATACATAATCAGTTATGGAATCCTTCACCCAACTTAAACTCACATTTTAGCTTATTCCGCAAAATCCATGCCAAAACCCGTAAGCAGTTTCCAGCATCAATATCCAACTTcaaacgcgttttccgaatccATTTCTAATCCAAAacataccaaatttatatccaaacTGAAGGGAATTAGGTGTAGAATCCGAAAATGCAACAATTACACAAGTCTGGGCTACACAGCAACGGCTATGACTCGATTAGCACCTGTACTGTCATAcgaatttttaactaaaattccATAGAATTCAGCCATAACCATTCTAACCATACCAAATCAGTTTTAACAATAACACCAGCCCATAATACAGCAACAACAGTTCATTAAGGTTTCTAAATCACTTTTCCATAATAATTTCTTAAATCCCAACATCTAAGACTTGTTACAAGGAATTTTACACATGTAAAAGCTTCAATTAGACAATTTGAAGTAATTGCAAGAACCCTTGTCTATTAGAAACAAAAGCTGAAGAGAAAGTAACTAATGAAAGATGGGACTATTCTTGTTACCTTAGCTCCAGTACACGAATTTGGGTAGGGATTTGCACATGAAAAGTATCATCACAAGAGTAATGGAGAATTTAGATCTTTGGTCAAGGTGGTGAGGGTGAGTTCGAATCTGATAAAAATGGAAGGGATTAGCTGAATTTTAACTCCTCTTACCTTAGTTCCCAACACTCAAAAGTCTCAATTTGTGAAGTTAATTGCACATGCAACTAGAAATTAAAGAAGTTGTAATTTTGGGGGGTTTTGAGCTAATTTCGTTTAGCTTGGGAAGGTAAGAAAAATAGAAGTTGAACATGTTTATTGATGCCTGTTGAGAAGAGAATTTTGAGAGAAAGAGGCGAGTTGTAGTGTGTGTGGCTAAGAGGGTTTTCAAGCCAATgggagaaaagagagaaagagctCACGcaagaaagaagaagatgaatggTTCTGTGCACTTCTTTTCCCTTTTGCTATAATTTAATATATCCACACATATAGTTTTTGCCAATTACTCATTTGCCCCCTCACTTGTACTAATTCATAATTTTGTCATTCTTTTCAGTACAATTTCTTCAATGACTCCTTTAAACCTTATATTTTAATCTTCTAGTTGGAACATCTAATTATTACtagtaatattaattagagtCGGGTTGTTACACAATGAGAGCCTATAAATTAATCTAACATTACATTAAATTGCCAAAGAATATGATAATTAAATTGGatgaaatattaaattattacaaaataaattaataatatctaAAAGTTAATTACAAGTAGTacaaaaaaagtttcttttattaaatactcattatttttttatctataaataCATGCATTTAACAAAGTTTTACTTACTTTTGTTACTTCATAATCAATGGCATCAAAATGGCCTCCTATAATTCATGGAAGTCCTCTGGCAATGTTTGAAGCAGTTCATCTTCCTAATGaggtttgaaaaaataattttcctgCTTTTTGAATATTGCATAATATAGAACTTAACATTAGTCAATCACTTGCAGACTTTTGGAGAATTAGatcctttttttattagaaaatattttaagcAACTGGGTACTCAATGGAAATTGTATGATGGAGATGGAATTCCTCACCAGGTAGAGTTCAATATGTCAACTACCAAACCACTAATAACATTTGGTTGGCCAAGAATTAGAAATTATTATAAATGGAATGGAAATCAAAGTCTTACATTTCACTACTATGGTCAAGATACTTTTCTAATGATCGTTTGTGAGTTTGAACAAAATGAGTCTCCATCTTCTTTTCCTCAATATCATAGTTTGAGTACAAATCTTGATGATTATCGTTCCTTCCTACTTGAAATAAAAGAATCCCATCTGAATTCCTCTAAATTGGttagttcataaattttatccttTTCAGCACATTTTCATTTAATAGCCATATTTTGTCATTACATATATACTAACAATTCAATTTTGTCAATCTTTAGGTTCTACCTCATGATTTTGGAAACCACCTATCACTATCAGATTATTCAGAATTCATCCTATGCGGTGCTCATCATGAAAATGTCACATGCAAATTCATAAAACATGGTGAAAATGGTGTTGAGTTTACCTTTGAAAAAGGATGGAAAAAATGGTGTAAATCAATAACATTGTTGAAggaaatatattagattttaaCTGTGATGCATTTATgtatacaaatattattatcgTCAATAATATGTAATTTATTATGGCATATATATTTTTCAGAAATTCTAATATGTTATGaatatatttatgaaaaatatttggttttttttaatacCATTATTATTgagttaattaattttctttattttcataacattatttattaattaaaaaaacactaCAATTGTTTTATTGAGAGAATTAACAATTATTCATGCATTGAggaaataaatttaaacatCTTAAAAATGTTGAAGCAAAATCCTTTTTGAtatgtgttttaatgacaacaaaccttatggaataaatgttaagttttatgaatggtgatctactgatggttgcacttgagtttttgtttaaAGACAGATAATGATAAAAGTGGACGAGCTAGATGtcactcacatcaacaagtgcattttatatactcaaacaatgaaagaattggagtatcatcaaataattacaacagtagtatcacaagcttcatgaagatttttaaagactgttgtttgaatcatacgAGGATTCATTGAAGgttcaagcaagaaagtgaaCTTCATAGTTAATAGTCTTCATCTTCACCACAAGGTTTACAATGGGAATTAAATATTCAAGGAAGATTAAGAGAATCGTAGTTGAAGAATCAAGatggaaaaacctgcatcacaagctacaaaagaatatatttgatgTTGTGTGACAAAACTTACATTGAGTTTTGTACTACATGCTTTGAAGAATTACAATTGCAATTAA
It contains:
- the LOC123905417 gene encoding uncharacterized protein LOC123905417, translating into MASKWPPIIHGSPLAMFEAVHLPNETFGELDPFFIRKYFKQLGTQWKLYDGDGIPHQVEFNMSTTKPLITFGWPRIRNYYKWNGNQSLTFHYYGQDTFLMIVCEFEQNESPSSFPQYHSLSTNLDDYRSFLLEIKESHLNSSKLVLPHDFGNHLSLSDYSEFILCGAHHENVTCKFIKHGENGVEFTFEKGWKKWCKSITLLKEIY